The following coding sequences are from one Gemmatimonadaceae bacterium window:
- the tssH gene encoding type VI secretion system ATPase TssH, which translates to MTVNLKHLIGKLNPVTRNALESAAGLCLSRTHYDVEVEHYLMKLLDVPDSDLTFILKHYGIDRSRFAGELTRSLDRLKTGNARTPVLSPKLVEMFTEAWTIGSVDFGASTVRSGHTILALASDPELARMVGDASREFAKIPAEALRKDLAAIVASSSEEIGGGAGEAPNSGAGAGAPRAAGGRTPNLDQYTVDLTQKARDGKIDPVLGRDFEVRQCVDILTRRRQNNPILVGEAGVGKTAVVEGFARRIAEGDVPPSLKNVTLRTLDLALLQAGAGVKGEFENRLKGLIEEVKQSPTPIILFIDEAHTMIGAGGSAGQGDAANLLKPALARGELRTLAATTWSEYKKYFEKDPALARRFQLVKVEEPSEEQCLLMMRGIVPSLEHHHKVRILDDGVDAAVRLSHRFLADRQLPDKAVSVLDTACARLALGQNATPPAIEDAQRRLDDLAVQERVLSREAAAGGDHAERLGKIAEERAEVGASLGALSTRWAEERDLVAKIRALREALEAGAAANGGGDGTASQRDEMAALQDRLAALQGETPLVRVCVDAGIVGEVISGWTGIPVGKMQRDETATVLELESHLGKRLIGQSHALELISRRIRTSRAGIEDPNKPKGVFMLVGPSGVGKTETALALCDLLYGGERNLITINMSEFQEAHTVSTLKGSPPGYVGYGEGGVLTEAVRRRPYSVVLLDEVEKAHPDVLELFFQVFDKGQMEDGEGRQIDFRNSIIILTTNAGTDTIMKLCADPETAPSDEGLVKALKPELDKVFKPAFLGRMVIIPYFPIRDENLKRIIKLKLGKIQRRLNETHRVAMTYDDALVNQVAERCTEVESGARNVDNILTNTLLPEISRELLERMAAGDRMSAIRVGVGADGAFDYHVDSATSTSTPAAAPAAEPAAVA; encoded by the coding sequence ATGACCGTCAACCTGAAGCACCTCATCGGCAAGCTCAACCCGGTGACCCGCAACGCACTCGAGTCGGCCGCCGGATTGTGCCTCTCGCGCACCCACTACGACGTGGAAGTCGAGCACTACTTGATGAAGCTGCTCGACGTGCCCGACAGCGACCTGACGTTCATCCTCAAGCACTACGGGATCGACCGCTCGCGCTTCGCGGGCGAGCTCACGCGCAGCCTCGACCGCCTCAAAACGGGCAACGCGCGTACGCCCGTGCTGAGCCCGAAGCTGGTCGAGATGTTCACCGAGGCGTGGACCATCGGGTCGGTCGACTTCGGCGCGAGCACGGTGCGGAGCGGCCACACCATCCTCGCGCTCGCATCCGATCCCGAGTTGGCGCGCATGGTTGGCGACGCCAGCAGAGAGTTCGCGAAGATCCCGGCCGAGGCGCTGCGGAAGGATCTGGCGGCGATCGTGGCGTCCTCGTCGGAGGAGATCGGGGGCGGCGCCGGCGAGGCTCCGAACTCGGGCGCCGGCGCGGGCGCGCCGCGCGCGGCCGGCGGACGCACGCCTAACTTGGACCAGTACACGGTCGACCTGACGCAGAAGGCGCGCGACGGCAAGATCGATCCGGTGTTGGGCCGCGACTTCGAAGTGCGCCAGTGCGTCGACATCCTCACGCGGCGCCGTCAGAACAACCCGATTCTCGTCGGCGAGGCCGGCGTGGGCAAGACCGCGGTCGTCGAAGGCTTCGCGCGGCGCATCGCCGAGGGCGACGTGCCGCCGTCGCTCAAGAACGTCACGCTGCGCACGCTCGACCTGGCGCTGCTGCAGGCCGGCGCGGGCGTGAAAGGCGAGTTCGAGAATCGACTCAAGGGACTGATCGAAGAGGTGAAGCAGTCGCCGACGCCGATCATCCTGTTCATCGACGAAGCGCACACGATGATTGGCGCGGGCGGTTCGGCCGGCCAGGGCGACGCGGCGAATCTGCTCAAGCCCGCGCTGGCGCGCGGCGAGCTGCGGACGCTCGCGGCCACGACCTGGTCCGAGTACAAGAAGTATTTCGAGAAGGATCCGGCCCTCGCGCGCCGCTTCCAGTTAGTCAAGGTGGAGGAGCCGAGCGAAGAGCAGTGCCTGCTCATGATGCGGGGGATCGTGCCGTCGCTCGAGCACCACCACAAGGTGCGCATCCTGGATGACGGCGTCGATGCGGCGGTCCGGCTCTCCCACCGGTTTTTGGCGGACCGGCAGCTGCCCGACAAGGCGGTGAGCGTGCTCGACACCGCGTGCGCCCGTCTTGCGTTAGGCCAGAACGCCACGCCGCCGGCGATCGAGGATGCCCAACGGCGCCTCGACGACCTGGCGGTGCAGGAGCGCGTGCTGTCCCGCGAAGCGGCGGCCGGCGGCGACCACGCCGAACGGTTGGGCAAGATCGCCGAGGAACGCGCCGAGGTGGGAGCGAGCCTGGGCGCGCTCAGCACGCGTTGGGCCGAGGAGCGCGATCTCGTGGCGAAAATCCGCGCGCTTCGCGAAGCGCTCGAGGCAGGCGCCGCCGCGAACGGAGGCGGCGATGGGACGGCGTCGCAGCGCGACGAAATGGCCGCGCTCCAGGACCGCCTGGCGGCGCTCCAGGGCGAGACGCCCCTCGTGCGCGTCTGCGTGGACGCCGGCATCGTCGGCGAAGTGATTTCGGGGTGGACCGGCATTCCGGTGGGCAAGATGCAGCGCGACGAGACCGCCACCGTGCTCGAGCTCGAGAGCCATCTGGGCAAGCGGCTGATCGGGCAATCGCACGCGCTCGAGCTCATCAGCCGGCGCATCCGCACGTCGCGCGCCGGGATCGAAGACCCGAACAAGCCGAAAGGCGTGTTCATGCTCGTGGGACCGAGCGGCGTCGGCAAGACGGAAACGGCGCTGGCGCTCTGCGACCTGCTCTACGGCGGCGAGCGGAATCTCATCACCATCAACATGTCGGAGTTCCAGGAAGCGCACACCGTGTCCACGCTCAAGGGGTCGCCCCCGGGATACGTGGGCTACGGCGAAGGCGGTGTCCTAACGGAAGCCGTGCGCCGGCGGCCCTATTCGGTGGTGCTGCTGGACGAGGTGGAAAAGGCGCACCCCGACGTGCTCGAGCTCTTCTTCCAGGTGTTCGACAAGGGGCAGATGGAGGACGGCGAAGGGCGGCAGATCGATTTCCGCAACTCGATCATCATCCTGACGACCAATGCCGGCACCGACACGATCATGAAGTTGTGCGCCGATCCCGAGACGGCGCCGAGCGACGAAGGCCTGGTGAAAGCGCTCAAGCCGGAGTTGGACAAGGTGTTCAAGCCGGCGTTCCTCGGCCGCATGGTGATCATTCCGTACTTCCCGATCCGGGACGAGAACCTGAAGCGCATCATCAAGCTCAAGTTAGGCAAGATCCAGCGCCGCCTGAACGAGACCCACCGCGTCGCCATGACGTACGACGATGCGCTCGTCAACCAGGTGGCCGAGCGCTGCACGGAGGTCGAGAGCGGCGCGCGCAACGTGGACAACATTCTCACCAACACGCTGCTGCCCGAAATCTCGCGCGAGCTGCTCGAGCGTATGGCGGCCGGGGATCGGATGAGCGCCATTCGGGTGGGTGTGGGCGCCGACGGCGCGTTCGACTACCACGTCGACAGCGCGACGTCCACGTCGACGCCGGCGGCCGCGCCGGCCGCGGAACCGGCGGCCGTCGCGTGA